The DNA window CGGGCGCCCATGCCGTGAAAGGTGCCGATCCACATGGCGTGCAGATTGATTTCCGGAAGGGTGCGTTCCACCCGCTCGCGCATTTCGCGGGCGGCTTTGTTGGTGAAGGTCACCGCCAGAATCTGATCGGGCCGGGCCATGCCGGAGACCAGCAGATAGGCCAGACGATGGGTCAGCACCCGGGTTTTGCCCGAACCGGCTCCCGCCAGCACCATCAAAGGCCCTTTCCCGGCGCCCACCGCTTCCTTCTGGGCCGGGTTCAGGGAGTCCAGCAACGCTTCCGCTTGCAACATGAGATCACGCTCCCGACGCATTCGGACCTAAAGAACCGAACCATTCCGTCCGATAGATCCTTACAGAGGGAGGATAGTAAGCGCCCAGCCCTCCCGCCACAAGGACCACCGCTTTCCGGGGGAAGGTTGCATGAATATCCACGATGTCCCGAGCCGTCTCGCACCCGCCACGAATCCGAACCCCACCCGCTCCGGTCGGGTGACGGCGGCTTCCGCGCCCAACACCTTCGACAAGGTGCTGCGACAGGCTGTGGCCGAACTTGCGGCGCCGCGCATCGCCCCGGAAGAGTTCGACATGCACCTCTTCGGCCTGTTCATGCAGTCCGTTTACGGTGACGAGCAGAAGACCCCCTCGCCCCGGAGCCTGCTGGTCGATCCGGATCAGGAGAAGACCACGACGGAAAAGAGCCGTCCAGCCACCGATATCGTGGTGTAGCTCATGGGGCCACCCGCGATTCTCATCACCGGCTGTTCCAGCGGCATCGGGCGATGTGTGGCCCGGGGTCTCAAGGAACGCGGCTGGCGGGTTTTCGCCACCGCCCGTCGCGAGGAGGATCTGCAGGCTCTGCGCGAGGAGGGACTTGAAGCCCTCTATCTGGAGTTGAACGATTCGGCCTCCATCGCCGCCGTGGTGCACGAGGTGATGACACGTACCGGCGGGCAACTCGACGCCCTGTTCAACAACGCGGCCTATGCCCAACCCGGTGCGGTGGAGGACCTGCCCCGTCAGGCGTTGCGGGAGCAGTTCGAAACCAACCTCTTCGGCGGCCACGAGTTGATCTGCCGTATCCTTCCCTTCATGCGCGCCGCCGGAAAAGGACGCATCCTGCAGAACAGCTCCGTGCTGGGTTTCGTGGCTCTGCCCCTGCGCGGGGCTTATGTGGCCAGCAAATTCGCCCTCGAAGGTCTGAGCGACACCTTGCGTCTGGAACTCGCCGGTACGGGTATCCGGGTGATTCTCATCGAACCCGGTCCCATCGTCTCCCGCATCAAGGAGAACGCCCTGCTGGCCATGCAACGCCATATCGACCCGGAGAAG is part of the Magnetococcales bacterium genome and encodes:
- a CDS encoding SDR family oxidoreductase; translation: MGPPAILITGCSSGIGRCVARGLKERGWRVFATARREEDLQALREEGLEALYLELNDSASIAAVVHEVMTRTGGQLDALFNNAAYAQPGAVEDLPRQALREQFETNLFGGHELICRILPFMRAAGKGRILQNSSVLGFVALPLRGAYVASKFALEGLSDTLRLELAGTGIRVILIEPGPIVSRIKENALLAMQRHIDPEKSVHRERYARRLASLEEKDVVSRFTLPPQAVLAKVVEALESPHPRARYRVTVPTRLMALAKRLLPTSLLDRLLQRGLW